One Mobula hypostoma chromosome X2, sMobHyp1.1, whole genome shotgun sequence genomic window carries:
- the LOC134340856 gene encoding probable G-protein coupled receptor 139, with protein sequence MDESKPLYLHQYPPERYPIAYKLSKAEFNSVAIVILSLGNCGLSKGISLYLVGMAAADLICVIVAVILCEINNIYVYAPPLLITPVCTVTHALRITAMDCSVWLTVAFTFDRCIAICSQKLRERYCTERTATIAIVIVCLGSCAKTVPLYFVLEPHVIIGNVPWRCILKTDFLTLPAWKAYQLFNTLTTPLLPIGLIVLFNALTISHIIAANRVRRGLRNSREKKNDPEMENRRRSIMLLFALSANFILLWIPYIVYTMNWQVQNYSYADRYLNTPTYILQQFGFMLQFLCTCTNTCIYTLSQRKFREELNGGVKHLVKLCGRLCG encoded by the exons ATGGATGAATCAAAACCCCTGTATCTTCACCAGTACCCACCCGAACGCTACCCCATCGCTTACAAACTCAGCAAAGCTGAAT TTAATTcagtggcgattgtgatcctgtctcTGGGAAACTGCGGACTCTCCAAAGGTATCTCCCTTTACCTGGTGGGAATGGCAGCAGCTGATTTAATatgtgttattgttgctgttataCTGTGTGAGATCAATAATATCTATGTTTATGCCCCTCCTTTGCTCATTACACCGGTTTGCACCGTGACGCATGCCCTGAGGATCACAGCCATGGACTGTTCCGTTTGGCTCACGGTGGCTTTCACGTTCGATCGCTGTATTGCAATCTGCAGTCAAAAGCTGCGGGAGCGATACTGTACCGAAAGGACAGCGACTATTGCGATAGTAATTGTGTGTTTAGGAAGTTGTGCGAAGACTGTTCCATTATATTTTGTGTTAGAACCTCACGTTATCATTGGCAACGTACCTTGGCGATGTATTTTGAAAACCGATTTCCTTACTTTACCAGCGTGGAAAGCATACCAGTTGTTTAACACTCTCACTACACCTTTATTGCCGATCGGTTTGATTGTGCTTTTTAACGCTTTAACAATCAGTCACATTATCGCGGCAAACAGAGTTCGCCGGGGGCTCAGGAacagcagagagaaaaagaatgaccCAGAGATGGAGAACCGGAGAAGATCAATAATGTTGTTGTTCGCTCTGTCCGCCAATTTTATACTGTTGTGGATCCCCTATATTGTATACACCATGAACTGGCAAGTTCAGAATTACTCTTATGCAGACAGATATTTAAACACCCCAACATATATCCTGCAACAGTTTGGGTTCATGTTGCAGTTTCTCTGTacctgcaccaacacgtgtatctACACTCTGTCACAGAGAAAATTCAGGGAGGAGCTGAACGGTGGAGTCAAACATTTGGTTAAGTTATGTGGTCGGCTCTGTGGATGA